Genomic segment of Shewanella sp. OMA3-2:
TGGTTACGCGTGACACTGAGTTCTATTGGCGATGGTGTAATCACCACAGATACAAGCGGTAATGTGACGTTTTTGAACCCAGTAGCAGAAATGATGACAGGCTGGAGTACCGAGCAGGCAATGGGTTTACCCTTAGTCACAGTATTTCAGATAATCAATGAAATAACCGGCGAAGCGGCACCTAATCCGGTTGAGGAAGCACTACTTACCCAACAGGTAGTAGAGCTTGCTGAAAATACCGTACTTATTCAACGTGGTGGGACTCAGTTTTCTATCGAAGATTCCGCCGCTCCAATCCGTGACCTGCAAGGCAATATTTTAGGGGTTGTGCTCGTGTTCCACGATGTTACCCAAGCACGTGCAATGGCTGCTGAGCTGCGTTTTCAAGCCAAGCACGATTCATTGACAGGGCTAATTAATCGTCGTGAATTTGAACGTCGTGTTGAGCGAGCATTACAAACAAGCCAGCTACAAGATAAAACACATACCTTGTTATATCTGGATCTTGACCAATTTAAGATTGTTAATGATACCTGTGGGCATGTTGCTGGCGATGAGTTATTACGACAGTTAACTACATTAATGCAGCAAAAACTGCGTAAAAGAGACACTTTTGCCCGACTAGGCGGCGATGAATTTGGTGTGTTACTGGAAGATTGTGTCACCGAACCCGCTAAAGTTGTGGCTGAGCAATTACGCCAAACGGTTGCTGATTTTCGTTTTGTTTGGCTTGATAAAGCGTTTCCAGTCGGGGTGAGTATTGGACTGGTTACCTTCAGTAATGATATACGCCTTTTATCTGATATTTTACGAATGGCCGATGTAGCATGTTATGCCGCGAAAGAGAAAGGTCGTAATCGAATTCAAGTATATATGGCCGATGATGAGGAGCTTGCGCGCCGTAATGGTGAAATGAGCTGGATTGTGCGCATTAAGCAGGCACTGGATGAAAATAGATTTGTGCTTTATTCACAGCGCATCGCTCCACTGGGAGATGACGCCGATAAGGGCGAGCATTATGAATTATTGCTTCGTATGAGTGATGGGAATAATACTATTATTCCCCCTATGGCGTTTATTCCTGCCGCAGAACGCTATGGTATGATGCCGTTATTGGATCGTTGGGTTATTCGAACTGCATTTTCCCAGTACGAAACTCGACATGCGCTTGGTAGTAAAGTGACATGTTCGATTAATATATCGGGAAAAACCATTTGTGATGATAGCTTTTTATCATTCGTGCTTGAACAATTTGAGCAACATAACATACCGCCAGAATGCATTTGTTTTGAATTAACAGAAACCGCAGCGATAGCTAATTTAAATCAAGCCGCCATATTAATCCGTGATTTAAAAGCCATAGGTTGCCGCTTCTCTTTGGATGATTTTGGTAGTGGTATGTCATCTTTTGCATATTTAAAACATCTTCACGTTGATTATTTAAAAATTGATGGTGAATTTGTCAAAGACATGCTTGATGATCCGATAGATCACGCCATGGTGGTTTCGATAAACCATATTGGGCACGTGATGGGAATTAAGACCATTGCGGAGTTTGTCGAAAGCGATGCCGTTATGGCCGCACTAGCTGATATAGGCGTTGATTTTGCTCAAGGTTACGGTATCGAAGTTCCTAAGCCAGCATGATACCATCGAAAATCGTACCACTCATTTAAGTCAGTTTATCTCTCATTATGCCGAGTTTGCTAAACTGCCGCTGCCGCAAAAACAGCTGATTGATTGGCCTAGGATGACCCAGCAGTTAGCGCAGCAATATCCCTTTAAGGTGTTATCACCTTTACCGCAAAATCCTATTAAGCTTGATGCGGTTCAGTTAGAGCAAGTGCTGATTAACTTACTTAAAAATGCCCATGAGTCTGGTGCAAGTGCTGAAAGCATCGCACTAATTTTTGAGGAAATAACCCACCCAGTGATTGGTTTATTGATCAAAGTTGAAGATGATGGGAGTGGCATGTCTAGTGAGGTGTTATCACAAGCTTTGTTGCCTTTTTATTCGACCAAGCAATCTGGCACTGGGATTGGTTTGCCTTTGTGCCGCGAAATTATCGAAGCGCACGGTGGCCGAATTAGCATGCAAAACCGCTCGAAAGGGGGCTTAACGGTCAAAGTATGGTTCCCAGTACTGCAGAGTTAATTGAGATTAATCAGCGTTAGGCTTAACGTGCAAAGACTTCTGCGACACGCCACCAGCACGCCCTTGTGGGCTTTGCTACCTTTGCCTGAATCGATGCTGGCAAAGCGGCTGCCACGTTGGCACTGCTTTCTTTTCGAAATCACTACTTTGAATTAATGCTGCACCAACAAAAAATGGTGGCAGTACTTAAAAATACTGATAGTGGTATGTAAGCAGGTAGATAATGGTATGCAAACAGGTAGACAGAAGTATGCAGATGTAGACTCTAAGTTACGGGTAGTTGGCTCTGAATTAGAGCAATACCATAGCAAAGTCATAAACAATAAAGTTTAACAAGGCGCTGAATAATATAGAGCTGTTTTATGAGTGGTTTCAAAGTGGGATGAATTCGTCGATTTTGAATGAGAGCCACTCGACTAATTTACATATACAAGTCATTCAATCAGGACTTTTAACCGTTGGCGTCCTTAGCTTGGCAATGTGTGCTTCGAAGCTGAAGCGCTATAGTAAGACATTAAAGCTCAACTAAAGCAGTTGGTTATGTTGAAATTCACGCCACATTATAACCAACAATTTTAGTCCATTTTGCTCATTATTGAACTTCAAGTACATGATCGAGCAATGCTGTTATGCTTTTAATATATCCAATCCGTTGAGCAACACTTGCCTTATTTGGGCTTAATGAGATTTTTGCGCCAATAAAGTCTAGTTGTTGATAATTACATTGTTGTATGGATTTTTTCATTTGCTCCATTGTTAACAACGAATTTTCCGCATAGCAAGGAAGAAACAAGGCTTGCGCTGGTGGCATGTGGGTATCTTTCCATTGCCCGTAGGGGCCGTCTATATCTGAGGTGCCGGAAAAAATAATGCCTTTTAACAAGCCATTTAGATAGGCTTGCTTAATATGTTGTATGGGGCCATTAGTGTCACGAGTTTCAATAGCTGAACGCCCCCAATTTATACTGATCCCTATGTCACTATTCAGTTTACTGTTAACCTGTTTAACCGCCGTTATTTCATCTTCTAAGCGCATGAAACCTTTTTCAGCTTCTTGTCCTACAATATAAGCATCGCAATGTTCGATGATGAGTTTTGCACCATACCAATTCCAAGATTGCATAGTTTCAAGCGATGTTTTTAAAGCTTGAATTGATGATTGGGTGTGTTCAGTTATCTTTGGCGCCGTATGTATTTTTAAATAGCTAACAGCTTCTCTTTTTAAGTGATTATTTAATTTTAATATGGCTTGCTGAGCTTGTTGATAAAAGGCCAGGGCGGCTTGTCTGCCTGCTTCATTGGTGGAGGCTATACCAAAGTGCGGATTGTGCGCAAGTTGTCCCATTACACCAGGAATTGACGTGAAAATAAATTGCCACCTGTTATCAATATTCTGAAGAAACCACTCATCATCATAAGGATGTAGCCGTCCCACAAAAGGATGCTCTAAGCCAACGATATTGCTCAGTGATTTGAGCTCTTGGTAGTAGTTAGTCTCTAATTCTTGATCCCATAGTTGGGTAGAAGGTGCTGTAGCATAAGCACCAATCATATATTCCATCAAATATCAGCCTCAATAATCGGTTAAGTCCATTTTGGTATACCTATTACACCACGCGGACTAAGGTAATGCAATCCAGCTTTGTTATTTTTATTGATAAGTAGGATAAGAGAGAGCTCAATAATGTTGGCTGAGCGTAATCTATATTAAAAAAGTGAAGAATCAATAGACGATATCACTGTCACATATCAAACATTATGCTTAAGAAATTAAGCCTTAAAAATATCACTATTTCAGATGATTATGTCATTCCTTTTTACATCAATCTTATTGTCATTTTTTACTTTGACAAAAATAAATCATAAGGTATATTGGTATGACAGGTTGACAGTGTACCTGTAGTAGTTGAGTTTGCGAAACACTTTTATGAAGCCATACGAAGTCGAGATGTCATGATCACAACCGTAATAGCCGATCAAATATTTGATGGCAAAAACATCATTCATCATCAAGCCATCAGTTTTAAAGATGGCAAGATCATCGCTTTTGATTTTGTTGAACATGCGACGACAATAAAGGTGTCCGGGCTGCTTGTGCCGGGTTTTATTGACGTACAGGTTAATGGCGGTGGTGG
This window contains:
- a CDS encoding EAL domain-containing protein, producing the protein MDHRGLVTDWNIEAEKTFGWSSQEAIGRKLAELIIPSSLAHSHQHGLEKFLSTGQGPMVGKRTELTAVDRNGIEFVVEITISALKSNGHYSFTAFLHDISDRKRSEVALLAEKEWLRVTLSSIGDGVITTDTSGNVTFLNPVAEMMTGWSTEQAMGLPLVTVFQIINEITGEAAPNPVEEALLTQQVVELAENTVLIQRGGTQFSIEDSAAPIRDLQGNILGVVLVFHDVTQARAMAAELRFQAKHDSLTGLINRREFERRVERALQTSQLQDKTHTLLYLDLDQFKIVNDTCGHVAGDELLRQLTTLMQQKLRKRDTFARLGGDEFGVLLEDCVTEPAKVVAEQLRQTVADFRFVWLDKAFPVGVSIGLVTFSNDIRLLSDILRMADVACYAAKEKGRNRIQVYMADDEELARRNGEMSWIVRIKQALDENRFVLYSQRIAPLGDDADKGEHYELLLRMSDGNNTIIPPMAFIPAAERYGMMPLLDRWVIRTAFSQYETRHALGSKVTCSINISGKTICDDSFLSFVLEQFEQHNIPPECICFELTETAAIANLNQAAILIRDLKAIGCRFSLDDFGSGMSSFAYLKHLHVDYLKIDGEFVKDMLDDPIDHAMVVSINHIGHVMGIKTIAEFVESDAVMAALADIGVDFAQGYGIEVPKPA
- a CDS encoding DUF4862 family protein, giving the protein MEYMIGAYATAPSTQLWDQELETNYYQELKSLSNIVGLEHPFVGRLHPYDDEWFLQNIDNRWQFIFTSIPGVMGQLAHNPHFGIASTNEAGRQAALAFYQQAQQAILKLNNHLKREAVSYLKIHTAPKITEHTQSSIQALKTSLETMQSWNWYGAKLIIEHCDAYIVGQEAEKGFMRLEDEITAVKQVNSKLNSDIGISINWGRSAIETRDTNGPIQHIKQAYLNGLLKGIIFSGTSDIDGPYGQWKDTHMPPAQALFLPCYAENSLLTMEQMKKSIQQCNYQQLDFIGAKISLSPNKASVAQRIGYIKSITALLDHVLEVQ